A region of the Hypnocyclicus thermotrophus genome:
ACGCTTCATCTTTTGTTTTTACATCGCCATTAATAATATATTTTATTAAATCAAGTCTAGAAACTGTATATTTATATAATTCACTTTTTTTAATTATAGGATTTTTTTGGTTATCTAAAGAATAACTTTTATCTCCTACAACAACTCTTATATCTTCTATTTCTCCTGGAAGTGGTTCTGTTGGATCAAATACAGTTTTACTTCCATTTCCTATACCTAAATCTACCGGTTTTGCATCATTTGCTTTTTGAGTAAACAATTTTTTTATTTCAAGTGGCTTTTCAGCTATTGCTTGTCTTAATTTTGATTCATTAATTGTTAACTTTCCACTTTTAGCATCTGTTTCTACTCCAATTAAAGCTAATTGATTATACTTATCCTCAATACCATTTACACTGGCTGTCATTTTATTTCTTAAATTTACAAGTAAAGAAGTCGCAGTTGTATCCCCTTGCAATATACCATCTTTTTTTGTTTTTTCTTCTATTATATCTACTACTTGATTATATGAATATAATAAATTAGCTATTTCTTCTAATGCAGCATCTGTATTATAATCTACTTTTATAGTTACTTTTTCTCCATCCTTAGTTTCATTTTTTAAATTTATTTTAAGCCCCTCTAATTCTATACTATTTGAATTTCTTTCATATGTTACTCCATCCATTTTAAAGCTTGCTTTTTGTCCTTTAAAAAGTGATCTAACCTTATCCCTTCCACTTTTTGTCTGTTGCATTACTTTTAATTTTTTTAATAGTCCACTATTATCATTTTCTATTATCATATCTTCTCCAGGAATAGTAGATATGAAACTTATTTTTTTAGATCCTTCATCATAAACTGCTTTTACATTTGCTCCAGAATTATTTACTTTACTTATTATACTTTTAAGACTATCTCTTGTTGGATCTACATTAAATGTGTATCCATTTATTGTGAAATATCCATTTTTTACATCATTAAAATAATCCGAATCTTTTAAAAGTTTAAAACTTTCTGGTTTTACTCCATTTTTTATCTCTTTTCCGTTATATTGATCAAGGCCTAATTCTCTTAAAAAACCTCTATCTTTTGCTTCTATTTTTATTGCTGATGTTTCATCTTTTGATTCAAATATAATTCTTCTTCTCTTTGAATCATACATTGCTTTTACCCCAGCATTGGATTGATTTATCTTATTTAAAAATAATCCAACTGTATCTTCTGGAGTTACATTTATATCTACTCCATTTATTTTAAAACCAATATTTGAGTAATCTGTTTTATTTATAAAACTAAAAAATACATCTAAAAATTTATCATTTGGATTTTTTATCCCTGTACGGCTACTAATAATAGTAGAATTTCTACCTTCTTTAAGTGGTAATCCTTCTCTTGAACTTACTTGTGCTGGTTTTGCAAGGTGTATATCTTCTATTACATATACTCCATTTTTTACATTTGTTGCTGCCTCTGCACTTACTAAAGTTTCATCACTTACTGATGTTTCTTTATTATTAAATTTAGAACTTGTATTTAATGTTTGTGCTGCTATTTTTACAGCATTAATTTTCTTTTCTATATCTGCCCATTCTTTTTTTTGCTCTTCTAATTTACTAATTTCTTTCTTTTTTGTCTCAATAGGTTTTTTCTCTACTTCAACTAATTTTTTAACCATACTATTTGTATCCATTCCAGATGCTAATCCGGTTAATTGTATCCCCATTTTCGACTCTCCTTCCAAAAAACCTTTTTATTCATTTCTTTTATCGTCTTTTTTTTTCTTTTTCTTTAACAAAATATAAAGACTAGAAACATTATGATTTCTAGTCTTTATATTTTTTAGCAATCGTTTTAAAAACTTCTTCTAAAACTATAAAAGCTTCTACTATATCAGGATCAAAATGCTTTCCTTTTCCCTCTAATATAATCTCTTTTGCTTTTTCATGAGAAAAAGCAGGCTTATAGATTCTCTTAGATATAAGAGCATCATACACATCTGCTAATGCCATTAATCTCCCTGAAACTGGTATTTCTTCTCCTTTTAACCCTCTTGGATAACCAGTTCCATCCCATTTTTCATGATGTGTATATGCTATTTCCATAGCATAATGTAAAAAACTTTCTCCATTTAATGCTTTATCTGCTTTTAAAAGAGCATCTCTACCATATATAGTATGTTTTTTCATTTCTTCAAACTCTTCAAAAGTAAGCTTTCCTGGTTTTAATAAAATTTTATCTGGAACACCTACTTTCCCTATATCATGAAGTGGTGCCGATTTAAATATATATTTAATTACTTTTTCATCTTTTAATTCCTTATATTTAAAATTATCCCTTAAATATTCAGCTAAAACTTTTACATAATATTGAGTTCGTAAAATATGTTCTCCTGTTTCATTATCACGAGTTTCAGCAAGTGAAGCTAGAGTTCTTATTGTTAAATCTTCTGTTTGTGCTATTTTTTCTGTTCTTCTTTCTACTTCTTTTTCTAAATATTTATTTTGTTTTTCTAATTTTTCGTTTGCTATTTTTAGCATAAGATGAGTTTTTACTCTAGCTTTTACTATTTCTGGATTTACAGGTTTATTAATATAATCTACTGCTCCTAATGAAAATCCATAGGTTTCATCTTCTACATCTGTTTTAGCTGTAATAAATATTATAGGTATATTTTTACTCCTATAGTCTTGTTTTAATATTTTACATACTTCATAACCATCCATTTCTGGCATCATTACATCTAAAAGAATTAAGTCTGGTGGATTATCAGAAAAGACTTTCTCTAATACTTTTTTACCATTTAATGCAAAAGTTCTTTTATATTCATTTAATATTCCTCCTAAAACGTCTATATTTTCCGGAGTATCATCTACAATTAATATCTTTTGATTTTTTAATAGCTCATCCATAGTCTTCACCTACTAATAGTTAATATTTTTTTTAATTTTTCTAATGCTTTATCAAATTCATAATTATTTATTAAGACTTTTATTAAATTAATTTCATTTTTATCAAACTCTCCGAAATCAATTGACTCAAAATAATCAACTGCATCCATATCTTCTTCTTCTAGCATTTTTATCAATTTTTCATAATTATTTATTTTTTCTTTTGGCTTTTCATCTTCTTTTTCTTTCTCTTTTTCTAAATAATTTTCTATTTCTTTATAAGTTTTTTCATAAATTTCTAAAAATTCTTCAAAATTTTCTTTTAATTTATTAGGATTCTTTTCTTTTATTGAGCTTTCTACTTCTTTACATATATTACTTAATTTATTAGCGGATATATTAGCAGATACTCCTTTTAAAGTATGAATTAATTTAGAAAGATTTTTAAAATTATTTGTATTATATTCTCTTTTTAACTCTAATTCTGTATTAAAATTATTTTTAATAAATTTTTCTAGTATATCTTTATAAAGTTTTAAATTACCTATTCTTTTTATTCCCTCTACATAATTTAAATATTTGAAATCTATTTCTATTTCTTTTTTTATATTTTTTTCAAGGTCAATATCATCTATTTTTAATATCTTATCTTTTCCTACCCAGTTTGATATTATTTTTATCATTTTTTCAGGAACTATCGGTTTACTTATATACCCATTCATCCCTGCAGCAATACACTTTTCTTTTACTCCTGATATAGCATCAGCTGTAAGTGCTATAATTGGTATATCTACTCCTATTAATCTTAATTCTCTTGTAGCTTCTATTCCATCCATTATTGGCATCTGTAAATCCATTAGTATAATATCATATTTATTTTCTGTTACTTTCTCTATTACTTTTTTACCATTATCTACTACATCTACCATAAATCCTTTTTTTTCTAGTATTTCTTTTGCTACTACTTGATTTATTTCATTATCTTCAGCAAGAAGTACATTAACTCCATTTGCTATATAAGTAGATTTTACTATTTTATTATGTTTCTTAAATTTTTCAAAAATATTAATTATTGAATCAAATATTGTAGATTCTGTAATTGGCTTTAATAAAATATCATCTACTTCTATTTTTAATGTATTATTTTTTTGATATTCTAAACTTTCATTATAATTCATAAGACATAAAATTTTTAATTCTTTATTTTTATTTTTTATATTTTTTAATATTTTTTTTGAGATATTTTTTATCAGATCATATTCTATTATTATTAATTTATAATTACTCTCTTTTATATAGATAAAAAATTCTTCATCATTTATAGCTGTATCTATCTTAAATCTAAATCTTTTCAAATACATTGTTAATACTTTTGCTATATTAATATTTTTTTCAAATAATAAAACTCCTATTTCTTCTAAATTTATACTTGGTAAAACATAATCTGTTTTTTTTCTAAAACTTTTTAAAAATCTAATTGTAAATGTAAATTTTGTCCCCTTATTTTTTTCACTTTCAACAAATATTTTACCTCCCATAAGCTCTACAAGTCGTTTTGAGATTGTTAATCCTAGTCCTGTTCCGCCGTATTTTCTAGTAATACTAGTATCTTCTTGGGTAAATGGAGAAAATAATTCATTTAAATATTTTTCATCTATTCCTATTCCAGTATCTTCTACTTCAAATTTTAATATCAAAAATTCTCCATACTCTTTTTCTTTTTTTATTCTTATATTTACTTCTCCACTTTCAGTAAATTTAATAGCATTATTAGATAAATTTAATAATATTTGCCCAACTCTAGTAGGATCTCCCACCACATAGTCTGGTACATCTAAATGTTTTTCTATTATTATTTCTAATTTTTTATTTTGTAATTTTATACTTAATATATTTGATATGTTTTCTAATATTTTATTTATATTAAATTCTGTATTTTCTAGTGTGAGCTTAGAAGCTTCAATTTTTGAAAAATCAAGTATATCATTTATTATTCCCAATAAATTATTTGATGCTTGTTCAACCTTTTTTACGTAATCTATCTGTTTTCTAGTAAGTGTTGTATTCATTAAAAGATGAGTTATTCCTATTATTGCATTCATTGGAGTACGTATTTCGTGGCTCATATTAGCCAAAAAACTACTTTTAGCTTTATTAGCTAGTTCAGCTTTTTTCTTTGCTTCTTTTAATCTTTCTTCCATTTCTTTTCTAACAATCGCATTTGCAAAAATATCCCCAAATATTTTTAATACCGACATATCTTCTTTCGACCAAACTTTATTTTTATTTACTGTATCACAAGCAACAAATCCCATTAATTCATTCCCATATCTTATTGGTACACAAAGAAGTGATTTTATATTTGCTTGTAATAAATACTCTTTTTCAATTCCTTTTTCCATTTTGTTTATATTTGTTATATAAATATTTCTAAACTTTTCAAAATTTTCCATAAAATAAGAAAATGGAAATACACCTTTTAATATATCAATATTTGAATCTATACCTTTTTTTCTCCATTCATAATGATTATAAATATGCTGTTTTGATTTTGAAAATAAAAATA
Encoded here:
- the fliD gene encoding flagellar filament capping protein FliD, which gives rise to MGIQLTGLASGMDTNSMVKKLVEVEKKPIETKKKEISKLEEQKKEWADIEKKINAVKIAAQTLNTSSKFNNKETSVSDETLVSAEAATNVKNGVYVIEDIHLAKPAQVSSREGLPLKEGRNSTIISSRTGIKNPNDKFLDVFFSFINKTDYSNIGFKINGVDINVTPEDTVGLFLNKINQSNAGVKAMYDSKRRRIIFESKDETSAIKIEAKDRGFLRELGLDQYNGKEIKNGVKPESFKLLKDSDYFNDVKNGYFTINGYTFNVDPTRDSLKSIISKVNNSGANVKAVYDEGSKKISFISTIPGEDMIIENDNSGLLKKLKVMQQTKSGRDKVRSLFKGQKASFKMDGVTYERNSNSIELEGLKINLKNETKDGEKVTIKVDYNTDAALEEIANLLYSYNQVVDIIEEKTKKDGILQGDTTATSLLVNLRNKMTASVNGIEDKYNQLALIGVETDAKSGKLTINESKLRQAIAEKPLEIKKLFTQKANDAKPVDLGIGNGSKTVFDPTEPLPGEIEDIRVVVGDKSYSLDNQKNPIIKKSELYKYTVSRLDLIKYIINGDVKTKDEALAKLGKKLPPNAVIIDDVTGKIEFGTPPKKGEKIYVESKKVSTTKKIGTDEGISRRMEAFLAPYTRYGGTLKNRLKYYDERIDTINDWIDETNERITRKEDVYKAQFGSMEGALQNSKSLSSWLNGQIAGL
- a CDS encoding response regulator, which codes for MDELLKNQKILIVDDTPENIDVLGGILNEYKRTFALNGKKVLEKVFSDNPPDLILLDVMMPEMDGYEVCKILKQDYRSKNIPIIFITAKTDVEDETYGFSLGAVDYINKPVNPEIVKARVKTHLMLKIANEKLEKQNKYLEKEVERRTEKIAQTEDLTIRTLASLAETRDNETGEHILRTQYYVKVLAEYLRDNFKYKELKDEKVIKYIFKSAPLHDIGKVGVPDKILLKPGKLTFEEFEEMKKHTIYGRDALLKADKALNGESFLHYAMEIAYTHHEKWDGTGYPRGLKGEEIPVSGRLMALADVYDALISKRIYKPAFSHEKAKEIILEGKGKHFDPDIVEAFIVLEEVFKTIAKKYKD